Proteins encoded in a region of the Euleptes europaea isolate rEulEur1 chromosome 3, rEulEur1.hap1, whole genome shotgun sequence genome:
- the FKRP gene encoding ribitol 5-phosphate transferase FKRP, which yields MRVTFCQAVLAVAIAFNLLVLYYISRLQQHVLHRHRDHTQPSSRQQVSPLRPGVTVLIREFEDFENYVPDVVRSFLKQEPDLPVVVAADHLPYPPMVLPPSPNVQAILLKPTPDQPPQVFRPEIYVRTEHVALVPDGVKTDLTSQLERMLEEFKASQSKAEMVAAPVHSMAPLRCLNLRVSLKEWTAEYSAAPPSSKLCTALRGEAVLLLRTKDLFNLSTPLAKPLLTSLFIQTSLRGWAVRILDVSFLTLHQPLLTSSHNQWKADNLARSNRLQLFRDFGIKRVILEDRKEQWFGCGKETPRCFGTIHDDTPEYLYQNRWTPPCCLKALRETSKYVINILETSGVRYWLEGGTLLGAARYHDIIPWDYDVDLGIYLEDIPNCELLRNADSGSIVDEKGFVWEKAIEGDFYRVQYSEHNHLHVDLWPFYPKNGVMTKDTWMDHRQDIEFPEHFLKPLVPIQFAGFLALAPNDYRGFLELKFGEGVIENPEYPNPALKRMEKEN from the coding sequence ATGCGTGTCACCTTCTGCCAGGCCGTGCTTGCTGTTGCCATAGCATTTAACCTGCTGGTCCTCTACTACATCTCGCGGCTGCAGCAGCACGTCCTACACCGCCACAGGGACCACACGCAGCCGAGCTCCCGTCAGCAGGTCAGTCCCTTGAGGCCTGGTGTGACCGTCCTCATCAGGGAGTTCGAAGATTTCGAAAACTACGTTCCCGACGTGGTGCGGTCTTTCCTGAAACAGGAACCGGACCTGCCCGTTGTGGTGGCAGCAGACCACTTGCCGTACCCTCCCAtggttctccctccctctcccaacGTCCAGGCGATCCTTCTCAAACCGACCCCCGACCAGCCCCCCCAAGTATTCAGGCCCGAGATCTACGTGAGAACGGAACACGTAGCCCTGGTGCCCGATGGGGTGAAGACAGATTTGACATCTCAGCTGGAAAGGATGCTGGAAGAGTTCAAGGCCAGCCAAAGCAAGGCGGAGATGGTTGCGGCTCCCGTACACTCCATGGCCCCTCTCCGGTGCCTGAACCTCCGGGTCAGCCTTAAAGAGTGGACGGCCGAGTACTCAGCGGCTCCTCCTTCCTCCAAACTCTGCACAGCCTTGAGAGGGGAGGCTGTTCTCCTTCTCCGCACCAAGGACCTCTTCAACCTCTCCACACCCTTGGCCAAACCCTTGCTGACCTCCCTCTTCATCCAGACCTCCCTGCGGGGGTGGGCGGTCCGCATCCTCGACGTCTCTTTCTTGACGCTTCACCAGCCTTTGCTCACCTCCTCCCACAACCAGTGGAAGGCCGACAACCTTGCCAGATCCAACCGGCTACAGCTTTTCCGGGATTTTGGAATCAAGCGGGTAATCCTGGAGGACAGgaaggagcagtggtttgggtgCGGCAAGGAGACCCCGCGGTGCTTTGGAACCATCCACGATGACACCCCGGAATACCTCTACCAAAACCGCTGGACCCCGCCCTGCTGCCTCAAAGCGTTGAGGGAAACCTCCAAATACGTAATCAACATCTTGGAGACGTCCGGGGTACGGTACTGGCTGGAAGGGGGGACACTCCTCGGGGCGGCCCGTTATCACGACATTATCCCGTGGGACTATGATGTCGATCTAGGCATCTACCTGGAGGACATCCCCAACTGCGAGCTGCTCAGGAACGCCGATTCAGGCTCCATTGTCGACGAGAAGGGCTTTGTCTGGGAGAAAGCCATCGAGGGGGACTTCTACCGAGTGCAGTACAGTGAACACAACCACTTGCATGTCGACCTGTGGCCCTTCTACCCCAAGAATGGTGTGATGACCAAGGATACCTGGATGGACCACCGGCAGGATATTGAGTTCCCCGAACACTTCCTGAAGCCCTTGGTCCCCATCCAGTTTGCTGGCTTCCTGGCACTTGCTCCCAACGATTACCGGGGCTTTCTGGAGCTGAAGTTTGGAGAAGGGGTGATTGAAAACCCTGAATATCCCAACCCAGCACTGAAGAGAATGGAGAAGGAAAACTGA